The following are encoded together in the Pleurocapsa sp. FMAR1 genome:
- a CDS encoding type IV pilus twitching motility protein PilT → MNQKLGSQPLPPPPPPPSTLGMASNQPKVENHSAPIKSSKPQRASGQPSLEYIIKKAYEQGCSDIHLGVNEVPRMRDRGEMALTKYPKTDLNTFMSWIHEVLTEEEVAKFKQDLEFDGATQYEFARVRINIFDTLRGPALVMRLIPLKILTMEQLGLPPVFQDISDVHKGLILVTGPTGSGKSTTMAAMVDYINKEHAKHIITIEDPIEFVHQSQKSLVKQREVGINTRMFDNALKAALREDPDIILIGEMRDRETVNTALKAAQTGHLVMGTLHTNSAIKTIERILTLYSAEEQDAMRIAISESLVAVISQGLCRTTDEKRAAYHDIMVNTETVKDYIKQGKYDEIHQLMQNGEYDGMITTNQALFCLYEEGRITEEVALEMSPTANEMAMMLRGRV, encoded by the coding sequence ATGAATCAAAAATTAGGATCGCAACCATTACCACCGCCACCACCACCACCATCAACCCTAGGAATGGCGAGCAATCAGCCAAAAGTAGAGAACCATAGCGCGCCGATAAAATCGAGCAAACCACAACGTGCATCTGGTCAACCTTCTCTAGAATACATTATCAAAAAAGCCTATGAACAAGGATGTTCCGACATACATTTAGGCGTAAATGAAGTGCCGCGAATGCGCGATCGCGGTGAAATGGCTTTGACTAAATATCCTAAAACCGATTTAAATACCTTTATGAGTTGGATACATGAAGTATTAACCGAGGAAGAAGTAGCCAAATTTAAACAAGACCTAGAATTTGATGGTGCGACTCAATATGAGTTTGCCAGGGTAAGGATTAATATTTTTGATACCTTACGGGGTCCTGCTTTGGTAATGCGACTGATTCCCCTCAAGATTTTGACCATGGAACAGTTAGGATTGCCGCCTGTGTTTCAGGATATTTCTGATGTCCACAAAGGTTTGATTCTGGTAACAGGACCTACTGGTTCGGGTAAATCGACGACGATGGCAGCGATGGTAGACTACATCAACAAAGAACACGCCAAACACATTATTACCATCGAAGATCCGATTGAATTTGTCCATCAAAGCCAAAAGTCTTTAGTTAAGCAGCGAGAAGTTGGTATTAATACCCGTATGTTCGACAATGCGCTCAAGGCAGCACTAAGGGAAGACCCTGATATTATTTTGATCGGGGAGATGCGCGATCGCGAAACGGTTAATACGGCTCTCAAAGCAGCCCAAACGGGACACCTAGTTATGGGAACTCTGCACACCAATAGCGCAATCAAAACCATTGAAAGAATTTTAACTCTTTACAGTGCCGAAGAACAGGATGCCATGCGTATTGCTATTTCCGAATCATTAGTCGCGGTAATTTCCCAAGGCTTATGTCGGACAACGGATGAAAAAAGAGCAGCGTATCATGACATCATGGTTAACACAGAAACCGTCAAAGACTACATTAAGCAGGGTAAATATGACGAGATTCATCAGTTAATGCAGAATGGAGAATACGACGGCATGATTACCACTAATCAAGCACTATTTTGTCTTTATGAAGAAGGCAGAATTACTGAAGAAGTGGCTTTGGAGATGTCCCCCACGGCTAACGAAATGGCAATGATGCTTCGAGGTAGAGTTTAA